Proteins encoded within one genomic window of Haladaptatus sp. QDMS2:
- a CDS encoding transcriptional regulator, with protein sequence MKTVSTGIEILDRKLGGGIPAGSIVALVAKPASQAELVLLELTAEHETLYLTTQRSAQAVRDAIDRTSTRVGEPVVQEVEAEAPIDHALALIRQLPEGVNLIVDSVDVLEADGGVRYRNFLNDLQTHMVNIGGVAYLHCLDGRAVPPMRDTTEYMADLVFTLSTDVKGETIENRLTIPKYRGGAAIRDAIKLQLADRVAIDTSRDIA encoded by the coding sequence ATGAAAACAGTCTCAACAGGTATCGAAATTTTAGATCGCAAACTCGGTGGTGGCATTCCGGCCGGCAGTATCGTCGCGCTCGTGGCGAAGCCTGCGAGCCAGGCAGAACTGGTGCTCTTGGAATTGACTGCCGAGCACGAAACGCTGTATCTCACCACCCAGCGATCCGCACAGGCGGTCCGCGACGCGATAGACCGAACGTCTACGCGAGTGGGTGAACCGGTCGTCCAGGAAGTCGAAGCTGAAGCGCCAATCGACCACGCGCTGGCACTGATTCGGCAGCTGCCAGAGGGGGTCAACCTCATCGTAGACTCCGTCGACGTGCTCGAAGCAGATGGGGGCGTTCGGTATCGCAACTTCCTGAACGACCTCCAGACTCACATGGTGAACATCGGCGGCGTTGCCTACCTGCACTGCCTCGACGGGCGGGCCGTTCCGCCGATGCGAGATACCACCGAGTACATGGCGGACCTCGTCTTCACGCTCTCGACGGACGTGAAGGGCGAAACCATCGAGAATCGCCTGACGATTCCAAAGTATCGCGGCGGGGCCGCGATTCGAGACGCCATCAAGCTCCAGTTGGCAGACCGAGTCGCCATCGACACCAGCCGCGACATCGCCTAG
- a CDS encoding sorbosone dehydrogenase family protein has protein sequence MNRRAYLAGVAATATAGLAGCTLPGLGGSAPDDSTTTVGDQEVVVETFATGLEVPWGAAFRDGDLYLTERPGRIVRVRDGEREVVRDMTDATAARGEAGLLGLVFHPDDPDVAYTYQTHTPNTRMLNRILRHDVGNDWAFEEIVSGIPGATTHDGGRLAVGPEGALYATAGDARERDGAQDTETLNGKVLRLTLDGEPHPDNHFDNAVFTYGHRNPQGLAFRDDGVLFSSEHGPDRADEINVLEAGNNYGWPDVMGDSGGEYTDPLVSYTPTIAPGSAAFYDGPISQWQGDLFVPMLKGSYLRRIRFDNRTVTEQEQLLVDEFGRLRTAFSGPGGHLYVTTSNRDGRGLAKDGDDRVIRLRPA, from the coding sequence ATGAATCGACGCGCCTACCTCGCAGGCGTCGCAGCCACTGCCACGGCCGGACTCGCCGGCTGTACCCTCCCCGGCCTCGGCGGGTCCGCCCCCGACGATTCGACGACCACAGTCGGTGACCAGGAGGTCGTGGTCGAAACCTTCGCAACCGGCCTCGAAGTCCCGTGGGGGGCAGCGTTTCGCGATGGCGACCTGTATCTCACCGAGCGCCCGGGCCGCATCGTCCGCGTTCGCGACGGCGAGCGCGAGGTGGTCCGGGACATGACCGATGCGACGGCAGCGAGGGGGGAGGCGGGCCTGCTCGGCCTCGTGTTCCACCCCGACGACCCCGACGTGGCCTACACCTACCAGACGCACACCCCGAACACGCGAATGCTGAATCGTATCCTCCGCCACGACGTCGGGAACGACTGGGCATTCGAAGAAATCGTTTCGGGCATCCCCGGCGCGACCACCCACGACGGCGGCCGCCTCGCGGTCGGTCCCGAGGGCGCACTGTACGCGACGGCGGGCGACGCCCGCGAACGCGACGGCGCACAGGACACAGAGACGTTAAACGGGAAGGTGCTACGCCTGACCCTCGACGGGGAACCACACCCGGACAATCACTTCGACAACGCGGTGTTCACCTACGGCCACCGGAATCCACAGGGCCTCGCCTTCCGTGATGACGGCGTGCTCTTTTCGAGTGAACACGGCCCGGACCGCGCGGACGAAATCAACGTCCTCGAAGCCGGGAACAACTACGGTTGGCCCGACGTGATGGGCGATTCCGGTGGCGAGTACACCGACCCGCTCGTCTCCTACACGCCCACGATTGCCCCGGGGAGCGCGGCGTTTTACGACGGCCCCATCAGCCAGTGGCAGGGTGACCTCTTCGTGCCGATGCTGAAAGGGTCGTATCTGCGGCGAATTCGGTTCGATAACCGGACTGTAACCGAACAAGAACAGTTGTTAGTCGATGAATTCGGCCGACTCAGGACGGCATTTTCGGGACCGGGCGGCCACCTCTACGTCACGACGAGCAATCGAGACGGGCGCGGACTTGCCAAGGACGGTGACGATCGCGTCATCCGGCTTAGACCAGCCTAA
- a CDS encoding gamma carbonic anhydrase family protein, giving the protein MLRSFDGKEPQIADSAYVDPAAVVIGDVRIGPDASVWPNAVLRGDVGTIEIGEGANVQDNATLHEDAVLEPYATVGHGAIVHDATVRERSLVGMNAVVLDRAVIGEKSIVAAGSVVTEDTEIPGGVLVAGSPAEVKFELEDSGWFAAGDRYVALSKRHAETSELLADEGFSAREP; this is encoded by the coding sequence ATGCTCCGCTCGTTCGACGGGAAGGAACCCCAAATCGCAGACAGTGCCTACGTCGACCCCGCAGCCGTGGTCATCGGCGACGTGCGAATCGGTCCCGACGCCAGCGTCTGGCCGAACGCCGTCCTCCGAGGGGACGTCGGAACCATCGAAATCGGCGAAGGGGCGAACGTCCAGGACAACGCGACGCTCCACGAGGACGCCGTCCTCGAACCCTACGCCACCGTCGGCCACGGCGCGATCGTCCACGACGCGACGGTACGCGAGCGAAGTCTCGTCGGCATGAACGCCGTCGTCCTCGACCGGGCGGTAATTGGCGAGAAGTCCATCGTCGCGGCCGGCAGCGTCGTCACCGAGGACACCGAAATCCCCGGCGGCGTGCTCGTGGCCGGGTCGCCCGCCGAAGTGAAGTTCGAACTGGAGGACTCGGGCTGGTTCGCCGCCGGCGACCGGTACGTCGCCCTTTCAAAGCGCCACGCGGAAACGTCGGAATTGCTCGCAGACGAGGGCTTTTCCGCCCGTGAGCCCTAA
- a CDS encoding acyltransferase: MTKRHVHLPDAAEAGVRAFIDEVDERLSGDEESTCEVVEDVLVDLYGDRDAYERWQNGESVSTAERVRLQGYDPCNSTLESEYYAEKDEEKFKRSKHLQWLWRQFDATPMADNIEFALRFRQMLANHLFEDAGDNLRIFKGVTMTYGHNISIGDNTVIHDDVHLDDRGKLTIGRRCSISDGVHIYSHDHDINDQTAVENFHTIVEDDARLTFDVMVRAGVKVGENSVAGARSVVQHDVPPHHVVVGQPAKSVRVKPGWESVAHPVDERYESHRDERKIPYELPEELDEFDEFGRTRQPPN, encoded by the coding sequence ATGACGAAGCGACACGTCCACCTGCCTGACGCCGCAGAGGCAGGCGTCAGGGCGTTCATCGACGAGGTCGATGAGCGACTCTCGGGTGACGAAGAAAGTACCTGCGAGGTCGTAGAGGACGTTCTCGTAGACCTCTACGGCGACCGAGACGCATACGAACGCTGGCAGAACGGCGAGTCGGTCTCTACCGCAGAGCGCGTTCGCCTGCAGGGCTACGACCCGTGTAACTCCACCCTCGAAAGCGAGTACTACGCGGAGAAAGACGAGGAGAAGTTCAAGCGCTCGAAACACCTCCAGTGGCTCTGGCGGCAGTTCGACGCGACGCCGATGGCGGACAACATCGAGTTCGCCCTGCGCTTCCGGCAAATGCTCGCGAACCACCTCTTCGAGGATGCAGGCGACAACCTCCGCATCTTCAAGGGCGTCACGATGACCTACGGGCACAACATTTCCATCGGCGACAACACCGTCATCCACGACGACGTCCACCTTGACGACCGCGGCAAGCTCACCATCGGGCGTCGCTGTTCGATTTCCGACGGCGTCCACATCTACAGCCACGACCACGACATCAACGACCAGACCGCCGTCGAAAACTTCCACACCATCGTCGAAGACGACGCACGCCTGACGTTCGACGTGATGGTTCGCGCCGGGGTCAAAGTCGGCGAAAACTCGGTCGCCGGTGCCCGGTCGGTCGTCCAGCACGACGTGCCACCCCACCACGTCGTCGTCGGCCAGCCCGCAAAGAGCGTCCGCGTCAAACCCGGCTGGGAGTCAGTCGCCCACCCGGTCGACGAACGCTACGAGAGCCACCGCGACGAGCGCAAGATTCCGTACGAACTCCCCGAGGAGTTAGACGAGTTCGACGAATTCGGGCGCACGCGACAGCCGCCGAACTGA
- a CDS encoding aldo/keto reductase — translation MHYRTLGDSGVEVSEVGFGAWVVGTDWWGDKSEAESIEMVQHALSEGITFFDTGDVYGHGRSEELIGQALAEHRDEVTIGTKIGYDFYNHAQAGHGEIPKNLDPDWMRQCVEKSIDRLGVEHIDFLQLHNANVDEVTPEVMDVLYELRDEGRVDALGWALGPSIGWLAEGDRAVELDFDAIQTVYNMFEQVPGQHFLDTIRRENADTSIIARVPHSSGLLNEQVRPETELESGDHRGFRPDAWYETGWDKLETVRFLERDGQRSMAQAAIQWLLSHDEVASVTPTFHSTDDITEWAAASETPPLSPEEQERVAALYETNFEIDRNDGMDSLRSSVDGEDIEAAGLKLKNAGA, via the coding sequence ATGCACTACCGAACACTCGGCGACTCGGGCGTCGAGGTCAGCGAAGTCGGCTTCGGTGCGTGGGTCGTCGGCACCGACTGGTGGGGCGACAAATCGGAAGCCGAATCCATCGAGATGGTCCAGCACGCCCTCTCCGAGGGAATCACCTTCTTCGACACCGGTGACGTGTACGGCCACGGCCGCAGCGAGGAACTCATCGGCCAGGCACTCGCAGAACACCGCGACGAAGTCACCATCGGCACGAAAATCGGCTACGACTTCTACAACCACGCGCAGGCCGGCCACGGCGAGATTCCGAAGAACCTCGACCCCGACTGGATGCGCCAGTGCGTCGAAAAGAGCATCGACCGCCTCGGCGTCGAGCACATCGACTTCCTGCAACTGCACAACGCGAACGTAGACGAGGTCACGCCCGAGGTCATGGACGTGCTCTACGAACTGCGCGACGAGGGCCGCGTGGATGCCCTCGGCTGGGCGCTCGGCCCCTCGATTGGGTGGCTCGCAGAAGGCGACCGCGCCGTCGAACTCGACTTCGACGCCATCCAGACGGTGTACAACATGTTCGAGCAGGTGCCCGGCCAGCACTTCCTCGACACCATCCGTCGTGAGAACGCGGACACCTCCATCATCGCCCGCGTGCCCCACTCCTCGGGCCTCCTGAACGAGCAGGTCCGTCCGGAGACGGAACTCGAATCCGGTGACCACCGTGGGTTCCGCCCCGACGCCTGGTACGAAACCGGCTGGGATAAACTCGAAACCGTGCGCTTCCTCGAACGGGATGGCCAGCGCTCCATGGCCCAGGCCGCAATCCAGTGGCTCCTCAGCCACGACGAAGTCGCCTCCGTCACGCCGACGTTCCACTCCACCGACGACATCACCGAGTGGGCCGCTGCCTCCGAGACGCCGCCGCTCTCGCCGGAAGAACAGGAGCGCGTCGCCGCGCTCTACGAGACCAACTTCGAAATCGACCGCAACGACGGCATGGACAGCCTTCGCTCCTCTGTCGATGGCGAAGACATCGAAGCCGCCGGCCTGAAACTTAAGAACGCTGGCGCGTAA
- a CDS encoding DUF6176 family protein codes for MVDVLLVNQRIADGNVDRAKALLSQLDDPETLDAALAILDAEGVHTESAFLRHDDEGPFVTYYIEAEDGATVYDVFKHVTENPEAQPDEMAAFIEEFNAVMDGDPYLVESEVLYHLVNPERPEKVN; via the coding sequence ATGGTAGACGTGCTCCTCGTGAACCAGCGCATCGCGGACGGAAACGTAGACCGCGCGAAGGCTCTCCTGTCGCAGCTGGACGACCCAGAAACGCTGGACGCCGCACTCGCTATCCTCGACGCGGAGGGCGTCCACACTGAATCGGCGTTCCTTCGGCACGACGACGAAGGCCCGTTCGTCACCTACTACATCGAAGCCGAAGACGGCGCGACGGTGTACGACGTGTTCAAACACGTCACCGAAAATCCCGAGGCGCAACCCGACGAGATGGCGGCCTTCATCGAAGAATTTAACGCCGTGATGGACGGCGACCCGTATCTCGTCGAATCAGAGGTGCTGTACCATCTGGTGAATCCCGAGCGGCCAGAAAAGGTGAACTGA
- a CDS encoding heme-binding protein, with product MERREPPQTDEGWYALHDFRTVDWDAWREAPARIRERATAEGVEFLTDHEALADAEEGASAVFSILGHKADLLILHLRPTMAHLDVAERQFEQTAFAQFTEQTSSYVSVTEVSGYMSQEYFEEDGDVDTGIARYIQSRIKPDIPDAEFVSFYPMSKRRGPEDNWYDLPFDERADHLSAHGEIGKQYAGKVKQVITGSIGMDDWEWGVTLFADDLTDVKQLLNEMRFDPSTSRFAEFGQFYVGRRFPPADLEAYLAGEHVPTGTAPAVEQKSADSASSGGKPPVPEEDTHEEVDRDQFEQELRKYGVRLDEYPETGYGLIFESTADAEDLAAEVSGLRTNFDHYDTHVMTAVRADAGHAGVISLWKNKRAADTASGFLSDLEGVQSGMGAQIGEEGGTESDDEADETASHGTDEDADLRAELEDLNIYSGQPHGEDVYAMVLYSEADPQEVYDEVDGMRERFDHYDTHVKTAVYDAEMADKTAIVSIWKTQSAANTAGGFLADLPGIVARAGEESGFGTMGMFYTVKPEHREDFVEKFEVVGGLLDDMDGHLETALLANLDDENDMFIASQWRDKEDAMAFFRSEAFRDTVQWGRDILADRPRHVFLA from the coding sequence ATGGAGCGACGCGAACCGCCACAGACCGACGAGGGCTGGTACGCACTGCACGACTTTCGGACGGTGGACTGGGACGCCTGGCGCGAGGCCCCCGCCCGCATCCGAGAGCGAGCCACAGCAGAGGGCGTCGAGTTCCTCACCGACCACGAGGCACTCGCCGATGCGGAGGAGGGTGCGTCGGCCGTCTTCTCGATTCTCGGGCACAAGGCCGACCTGCTCATCTTGCACCTGCGCCCGACGATGGCCCACCTTGACGTCGCAGAGCGCCAGTTCGAACAGACCGCCTTCGCCCAGTTCACAGAGCAGACCTCCTCGTACGTCTCCGTGACGGAGGTTTCGGGGTACATGTCCCAGGAGTACTTCGAGGAGGACGGCGACGTGGACACCGGCATCGCCCGGTACATCCAGTCGCGCATCAAGCCGGACATCCCGGACGCCGAGTTCGTCTCCTTCTACCCGATGAGCAAGCGCCGCGGCCCCGAGGACAACTGGTACGACCTGCCGTTCGACGAGCGGGCGGACCACCTCTCGGCCCACGGCGAAATCGGCAAGCAGTACGCCGGGAAGGTAAAACAGGTCATCACCGGCTCCATCGGCATGGACGACTGGGAGTGGGGCGTCACCCTGTTCGCCGACGACCTGACCGACGTAAAACAACTGCTCAACGAGATGCGCTTCGACCCCTCTACCTCCCGCTTCGCGGAGTTCGGCCAGTTCTACGTCGGGCGCCGATTCCCGCCCGCTGACCTGGAAGCCTACCTCGCGGGCGAACACGTCCCGACCGGAACGGCCCCCGCAGTTGAGCAGAAATCCGCAGACAGCGCCAGTTCAGGCGGCAAGCCACCGGTTCCAGAAGAGGACACCCACGAGGAAGTCGACCGCGACCAGTTCGAACAGGAACTGCGCAAGTACGGCGTCCGACTCGACGAGTATCCAGAAACGGGCTACGGCCTCATCTTCGAGTCCACCGCCGACGCAGAGGACCTCGCCGCCGAAGTCAGCGGCCTGCGCACAAACTTCGACCACTACGACACCCACGTCATGACCGCGGTGCGGGCCGACGCCGGCCACGCGGGCGTCATCAGCCTCTGGAAGAACAAGCGCGCCGCCGACACCGCATCCGGCTTCCTCTCCGACTTAGAAGGCGTCCAGTCGGGGATGGGCGCACAGATTGGCGAAGAAGGGGGCACCGAGAGCGACGACGAAGCAGACGAGACCGCCTCACACGGCACTGACGAAGACGCAGACCTCCGCGCCGAACTGGAGGACCTGAACATCTACTCCGGCCAGCCACACGGCGAAGATGTCTACGCGATGGTGCTCTACTCGGAGGCCGACCCGCAGGAAGTCTACGACGAAGTCGACGGCATGCGCGAACGGTTCGACCACTACGACACCCACGTCAAGACGGCCGTCTACGACGCCGAGATGGCCGACAAGACGGCCATCGTCAGCATCTGGAAGACCCAGAGCGCGGCCAACACCGCAGGCGGGTTCCTCGCAGACCTGCCCGGCATCGTCGCCCGCGCCGGCGAAGAATCCGGCTTCGGGACAATGGGAATGTTCTACACCGTGAAACCGGAGCACCGCGAGGACTTCGTCGAGAAGTTCGAGGTCGTCGGCGGCCTGCTCGACGACATGGACGGCCACTTAGAGACCGCGCTGCTCGCCAATCTGGACGACGAGAACGACATGTTCATCGCCAGCCAGTGGCGCGACAAGGAGGACGCGATGGCGTTCTTCCGCAGTGAAGCTTTCCGCGACACCGTGCAGTGGGGCCGCGACATCCTTGCAGACCGGCCGCGGCACGTCTTCTTGGCGTAG
- a CDS encoding site-2 protease family protein, producing MVDTLVWVLAGLAFYTVVAMGLRARGLLPPSVRIQGPITTIHTQRGKAFLDWLAGPRRFWRAWGNLGIGIALVIMVGSFLAVLFSAYSTLTQPTASAITEPRNVLVIPGVNDFLPLSAAPEIVLGLLIGLVVHEGGHGLLCRVEDIKIESMGLALLTLIPVGAFVEPDEESRQKADRGGQTRMFAAGVTNNFAISLVAFALLFGPVVGSIAVVPGAPVGNVADGSAAAAAGLQPGDVITQINGQDVTSASELDAVLANESRTVDVSLKSGEQRTVERSLIITGAVPRVVEGIDLSGDPPTIQSVNGTQVGTEAELRDALQNRTVSTIQTDKGSATFAAGALVQVSPDGPLTDAGAPEEETMVITSVNGTRTVDQQALQRALANTQAGQTVTIEGVLDGEQVSYDVELDENPRTGGGLLGVFTQPGISGVTVDDFGVDPYPADEYLAALGGDGEGGFGAVSFIQRIGVILFLPFASVLSPGLSYNFAGFVDMVTNFYEIRGPLAFLGGGVFTLANVLFWSGWVNLQLGFFNCIPAFPLDGGHILRTSTEAIVSRLPVQDGRELSRAITTSISLTMLAGLVVMIFGPQLLA from the coding sequence ATGGTAGACACCCTCGTGTGGGTACTCGCTGGCCTGGCCTTCTATACGGTCGTCGCAATGGGCCTGCGAGCACGGGGCCTGCTCCCGCCGTCCGTGCGGATTCAGGGCCCCATCACGACGATTCATACACAACGCGGCAAGGCATTTCTCGACTGGTTGGCGGGCCCCCGTCGGTTCTGGCGGGCGTGGGGCAATCTCGGCATCGGCATCGCGCTCGTTATCATGGTCGGGTCGTTCCTCGCCGTGCTCTTCTCTGCGTACAGCACGCTCACCCAGCCAACGGCGAGTGCCATCACCGAACCGCGAAACGTCCTCGTGATTCCGGGGGTCAACGACTTCCTCCCGCTCTCTGCGGCCCCCGAAATCGTCCTCGGCCTCCTCATCGGCCTCGTCGTCCACGAGGGCGGCCACGGCCTGCTCTGCCGGGTCGAAGACATAAAAATCGAGTCGATGGGCCTCGCCCTGCTCACGCTGATTCCCGTCGGCGCGTTCGTCGAACCCGACGAGGAGAGCAGACAGAAGGCCGACCGCGGCGGACAGACGCGGATGTTCGCCGCCGGCGTGACCAACAACTTCGCCATCTCGCTCGTGGCGTTCGCGCTGCTGTTCGGTCCCGTCGTCGGCTCTATCGCCGTCGTGCCCGGCGCACCGGTCGGAAACGTCGCAGACGGCTCTGCGGCCGCTGCTGCCGGCCTCCAACCCGGTGACGTCATCACGCAGATAAACGGCCAGGACGTGACGAGCGCGAGCGAACTCGACGCCGTCCTCGCGAACGAGAGCCGAACCGTGGACGTGTCGCTCAAAAGCGGCGAACAACGCACCGTAGAGCGGTCGCTCATCATTACCGGGGCCGTCCCCCGCGTAGTCGAGGGCATCGACCTCTCTGGCGACCCGCCGACGATTCAGTCGGTGAACGGTACGCAAGTCGGCACGGAGGCAGAACTCCGTGACGCCCTCCAGAACCGCACCGTCTCGACCATCCAGACGGACAAAGGGAGCGCGACGTTCGCCGCCGGGGCACTCGTACAGGTGAGCCCCGACGGCCCGCTCACCGACGCTGGCGCACCCGAAGAGGAGACGATGGTCATCACGTCCGTAAACGGCACGCGGACGGTGGACCAGCAGGCACTCCAGCGAGCACTCGCGAACACGCAGGCCGGCCAGACGGTGACCATCGAAGGCGTCCTCGACGGTGAACAGGTCAGCTACGACGTGGAACTCGACGAGAACCCACGGACGGGTGGCGGTCTGCTCGGCGTGTTCACCCAGCCCGGCATCTCCGGTGTGACGGTTGACGACTTCGGCGTGGACCCGTACCCCGCAGACGAGTACCTCGCGGCACTCGGCGGCGACGGCGAGGGCGGGTTCGGCGCAGTGTCGTTCATCCAGCGCATCGGCGTCATCCTGTTCCTGCCGTTCGCGAGCGTCCTCTCGCCCGGACTCAGCTACAACTTCGCCGGGTTCGTGGACATGGTGACGAACTTCTACGAGATTCGCGGCCCGCTCGCGTTCCTCGGCGGTGGCGTGTTCACCCTCGCCAACGTCCTGTTCTGGAGCGGCTGGGTGAACCTCCAGCTCGGCTTCTTCAACTGCATTCCGGCGTTCCCGCTCGACGGCGGGCACATTCTCCGGACGAGCACGGAAGCCATCGTCTCGCGACTTCCCGTGCAGGACGGCCGTGAGTTGTCCAGAGCGATTACGACCTCGATTAGCCTCACGATGCTCGCGGGCCTCGTGGTGATGATCTTCGGGCCGCAACTGCTCGCCTGA
- the lysS gene encoding lysine--tRNA ligase, which produces MSDTAAAPEHRVFWADEVADEIEARDPEDPIIIKGGVSPSGIPHIGHLNEIIRGYFVAEVLRERGHEVRQVFTSDDKDPLRKIPRKLADLDFNIKELGELENPGALGRNLGKPLTSVPDPFGCCDSFGAHQTKLLAKNAEAFGIPIEVISNTELYAEGKFDDVVAYLLENQEKAADVLSKYQDKVDADYIPFNPICENCGKLTETVLSYDIEAGTVEYECTDLKAGGNVIEGCGHKGTATFRDGKLPWRFEWPAQWQVLKVDHEPFGKDHAAGSWPSGKDIAENVLGNEAPVPMVYEWFTYNGEALSSSAGNVVTAHEVLELLEPEVFKYFFSLSPKKARDFDVSRLNQLVDDFDRFEAIYFDRTDDEDLKPLADRVYPFLVDEVNEDRVRLPYTFAAVLGMTDDVDLREEMARNEEHFTDDTPAWAVEDALKRVEKARNWAERMDNEYNYRLQVELPETDFDEATQAALEDLAEFVEAGHDGEAIQGEIYETAKRHDVGVGDFFTAGYRLFFDAEQGPRLGTFLGELDREFVVTRLRRQG; this is translated from the coding sequence ATGAGCGACACAGCAGCCGCTCCCGAACACCGCGTCTTCTGGGCGGACGAGGTGGCAGACGAGATAGAAGCGCGCGACCCCGAAGACCCCATCATCATCAAGGGCGGCGTCTCGCCCTCCGGCATCCCCCACATCGGCCACCTGAACGAGATTATTCGCGGCTACTTCGTCGCCGAAGTCCTCCGCGAGCGCGGCCACGAGGTCCGACAGGTGTTCACCTCCGACGACAAGGACCCGCTGCGCAAGATTCCGCGTAAACTCGCCGACCTGGACTTCAACATCAAGGAACTCGGCGAGCTCGAGAATCCGGGCGCACTCGGGCGCAACCTCGGCAAGCCACTGACCTCGGTGCCCGATCCGTTCGGGTGCTGTGACTCCTTTGGCGCACACCAGACGAAACTGCTCGCGAAGAATGCGGAAGCGTTCGGCATCCCAATCGAGGTTATCTCGAACACAGAACTGTACGCCGAAGGCAAGTTCGACGACGTGGTCGCCTACCTGCTCGAAAATCAGGAGAAGGCCGCAGATGTGCTCTCGAAGTATCAGGACAAGGTCGATGCCGACTACATTCCGTTCAATCCCATCTGTGAGAACTGCGGCAAACTCACCGAGACGGTGCTTTCCTACGACATCGAGGCGGGCACCGTCGAGTACGAGTGTACCGACCTGAAAGCCGGCGGCAACGTCATCGAGGGCTGTGGGCACAAAGGCACGGCCACCTTCCGCGACGGCAAGTTGCCGTGGCGCTTCGAGTGGCCCGCCCAGTGGCAGGTCCTCAAGGTCGACCACGAACCGTTCGGCAAGGACCACGCCGCCGGGTCGTGGCCCTCCGGCAAGGACATCGCAGAAAACGTCCTCGGCAACGAGGCCCCCGTCCCGATGGTATACGAGTGGTTCACCTACAATGGAGAGGCACTCTCCTCCTCCGCCGGGAACGTCGTGACCGCCCACGAAGTGCTCGAACTCCTCGAACCGGAAGTGTTCAAGTACTTCTTCTCGCTCTCGCCGAAGAAGGCCCGCGACTTCGACGTCTCGCGGCTGAACCAGCTCGTCGACGACTTCGACCGCTTCGAGGCCATCTACTTCGACCGCACCGACGACGAGGACCTGAAACCGCTCGCAGACCGCGTCTATCCGTTCCTCGTAGACGAAGTGAACGAAGACCGCGTGCGCCTACCCTACACCTTCGCGGCCGTCCTCGGGATGACCGACGACGTGGACCTGCGCGAAGAGATGGCGCGCAACGAGGAGCACTTCACCGACGACACGCCCGCGTGGGCGGTCGAAGACGCCCTGAAGCGCGTCGAGAAGGCGCGCAACTGGGCCGAGCGCATGGACAACGAGTACAACTACCGCCTGCAAGTTGAGTTGCCGGAGACGGACTTCGACGAGGCGACACAGGCCGCCCTCGAAGACCTCGCTGAGTTCGTCGAAGCGGGCCACGACGGCGAGGCGATTCAGGGCGAAATCTACGAGACGGCAAAGCGCCACGACGTCGGCGTCGGCGACTTCTTCACCGCTGGCTACCGGTTATTTTTCGACGCCGAACAGGGGCCGCGACTCGGCACCTTCCTCGGCGAACTCGACCGGGAGTTCGTCGTGACCCGCCTGCGCCGACAGGGCTGA
- the pyrH gene encoding UMP kinase codes for MKVVVSIGGSVLAPSLGSERVEEHAAVVESLAGEGINLGIVVGGGGVARQYIKAARAHGANEIQLDQLGIDVTRLNARLLLTALGERAAPKPALTYEEAGEALRRGDIAVMGGVTPGQTTDAVSAALAEYVNADLLVYATSVDGVYSADPRTEADATRFEEMTASELVDVIANIEMSAGSSAPVDLLAAKLIERSSMRAIVLDGTDPERIGKAVRTGEHEGTDIVPEGVGNEPTFWVP; via the coding sequence ATGAAGGTCGTCGTTTCTATCGGTGGGAGCGTGCTCGCACCGTCGCTTGGGTCAGAGCGAGTCGAAGAGCACGCCGCCGTCGTCGAATCGCTCGCAGGAGAGGGAATCAACCTCGGCATCGTCGTCGGTGGGGGCGGCGTCGCCCGCCAGTACATCAAGGCCGCCCGCGCCCACGGCGCGAACGAAATCCAGCTCGACCAGCTGGGCATCGACGTGACGCGGCTCAACGCGCGCCTCCTGCTCACCGCCCTCGGCGAGCGCGCCGCGCCGAAACCCGCCCTCACCTACGAGGAAGCGGGCGAAGCCCTCCGTCGCGGCGACATCGCCGTGATGGGTGGCGTCACCCCCGGCCAGACGACCGACGCCGTAAGCGCCGCACTCGCGGAGTACGTGAACGCCGACTTGCTCGTCTACGCGACGAGCGTGGACGGTGTCTACTCGGCTGACCCACGCACAGAAGCTGACGCCACGCGCTTCGAGGAGATGACCGCGAGCGAACTCGTAGACGTCATCGCCAACATCGAGATGAGCGCGGGGTCGAGTGCCCCGGTCGACCTGCTCGCTGCGAAACTCATCGAGCGCTCCTCGATGCGCGCCATCGTCTTAGACGGCACCGACCCCGAGCGCATCGGGAAGGCCGTCCGCACCGGCGAACACGAGGGTACGGACATCGTCCCCGAGGGCGTGGGCAACGAACCGACGTTCTGGGTTCCGTAA